From a region of the Pseudomonadaceae bacterium SI-3 genome:
- a CDS encoding ketol-acid reductoisomerase, giving the protein MKVFYDKDCDLSIIQGKKVAVIGYGSQGHAHACNLKDSGVDVTVGLRAGSPSVAKAEAHGLKVDNVAAAVAAADVVMILTPDEFQGRLYRDEIEPNLKKGATLAFAHGFSIHYNQVVPRADLDVIMIAPKAPGHTVRSEFVKGGGIPDLIAIYQDASGNATNVALSYASGVGGGRTGIIETTFKDETETDLFGEQAVLCGGCVELVKAGFETLVEAGYAPEMAYFECLHELKLIVDLMFEGGIANMNYSISNNAEYGEYVTGPEVINAESRAAMRNALKRIQDGEYAKMFITEGAANYPSMTAYRRNNAAHGIEVVGEKLRSMMPWIAANKIVDKSKN; this is encoded by the coding sequence ATGAAAGTTTTTTACGATAAAGATTGCGACCTTTCCATTATCCAGGGCAAGAAAGTCGCCGTTATTGGTTACGGCTCTCAGGGCCATGCTCATGCATGCAACCTTAAAGATTCCGGCGTAGATGTAACCGTTGGCCTGCGTGCCGGCTCCCCGTCGGTAGCCAAAGCCGAAGCCCACGGCCTGAAAGTGGATAACGTAGCCGCCGCTGTTGCCGCTGCTGACGTCGTTATGATTTTGACGCCCGATGAATTCCAGGGCCGCCTGTACCGCGACGAGATCGAGCCGAACCTGAAGAAGGGCGCTACGCTTGCTTTCGCGCACGGCTTCTCCATTCACTACAATCAGGTCGTACCGCGTGCCGACCTCGACGTGATCATGATTGCACCAAAGGCACCGGGCCATACCGTTCGCTCCGAGTTCGTCAAGGGCGGTGGTATTCCTGATCTGATCGCGATCTACCAGGACGCTTCCGGTAACGCGACGAACGTCGCTCTTTCGTACGCATCGGGCGTCGGCGGCGGCCGTACCGGCATCATCGAAACCACCTTCAAGGACGAGACCGAAACCGATCTGTTCGGTGAGCAGGCTGTTCTGTGTGGTGGTTGCGTCGAGTTGGTCAAGGCCGGTTTCGAAACACTGGTCGAAGCCGGTTACGCGCCGGAAATGGCTTATTTCGAGTGTTTGCATGAGCTGAAGCTGATCGTCGACCTCATGTTCGAAGGCGGTATCGCCAATATGAACTACTCCATCTCCAACAACGCGGAGTACGGCGAGTATGTGACCGGTCCGGAAGTCATCAACGCCGAATCCCGCGCCGCGATGCGCAATGCGCTGAAGCGTATTCAGGACGGCGAGTACGCCAAGATGTTCATCACCGAAGGCGCTGCAAACTACCCGTCGATGACAGCCTATCGCCGTAACAACGCTGCCCATGGCATCGAAGTGGTCGGTGAGAAGCTGCGTTCCATGATGCCGTGGATCGCAGCGAACAAGATTGTCGACAAGAGCAAGAACTGA
- a CDS encoding acetolactate synthase small subunit, with translation MRHIISLLMENEPGALSRVVGLFSQRNYNIESLTVAPTEDPTLSRLTLTTAGHEEVIEQITKNLNKLVEVVKLVDLSESAHIERELMLIKVKATGAQRAEVKRTTDIFRGQIVDVTSNVYTIQLAGTTDKLDSFIQAIGTTSILEVVRSGVTGISRGDKVLSI, from the coding sequence ATGAGACACATCATTTCTCTGCTGATGGAAAACGAACCAGGTGCATTGTCTCGTGTGGTCGGACTGTTCTCGCAGCGCAACTACAACATCGAAAGCCTGACCGTAGCACCAACCGAAGACCCAACGCTGTCCCGGCTAACGCTGACGACGGCGGGTCACGAGGAAGTGATCGAGCAGATCACCAAGAACCTCAACAAGTTGGTCGAGGTCGTCAAGCTGGTCGACCTATCCGAGAGCGCTCACATCGAGCGCGAGCTCATGTTGATCAAGGTGAAGGCAACCGGAGCGCAGCGTGCCGAAGTCAAGCGTACGACCGACATCTTTCGTGGGCAGATCGTCGACGTGACCTCCAACGTCTATACCATCCAGCTGGCCGGTACGACCGACAAGCTGGACAGTTTCATCCAGGCCATCGGTACGACATCGATTCTGGAAGTGGTGCGCAGCGGTGTCACGGGTATATCTCGCGGCGACAAAGTGCTGAGCATCTAA
- a CDS encoding acetolactate synthase 3 large subunit (catalyzes the formation of 2-acetolactate from pyruvate, leucine sensitive) gives MELLSGAEMVVRFLRDEGVKYIYGYPGGALLHIYDALFKEKEVTHILVRHEQAATHMADGYARATGKAGVVLVTSGPGATNAITGIATAYMDSIPMVVISGQVASNMVGTDAFQETDMIGISRPIVKHSFMIKHPSEIPDVMKKAFYLAQSGRPGPVVVDIPKDMTNPAEKFEYVYPKKAKLRSYSPAVRGHSGQIRKAAELLLAAKRPIIYAGGGVIMGGASSQLTELAKMLNLPVTNTLMGLGCYPGSDRQFVGMLGMHGSYTANLAMHHSDVILAVGARFDDRVINGATKFCPNAKIIHIDIDPASISKTIKADIPIVGPVDSVLTEMVAIVKEIGQTPNAETVASWWKQIEEWRGSRGLFPYDKGDGTIIKPQAVIETLCDVTKGDAYVASDVGQHQMFACQYYKFDKPNRWLNSGGLGTMGFGFPAAMGAKLNFPEADVACVTGEGSIQMNIQELSTCLQYDLPVKIINLNNGALGMVRQWQDMQYNSRYSHSYMESLPDFVKLVEAYGHVGMRITELKDLKPKMEEAFALKDRLVFLDIAVDTSEHVYPMQIKDGAMRDMWLSKTERT, from the coding sequence GTGGAACTTTTATCCGGCGCTGAAATGGTCGTCCGCTTTTTGCGCGACGAAGGCGTTAAGTACATCTACGGTTATCCCGGCGGCGCCTTGCTGCACATCTATGATGCGCTGTTCAAGGAAAAGGAAGTCACGCATATCCTTGTTCGTCATGAGCAGGCTGCCACTCACATGGCCGATGGGTATGCGCGTGCCACTGGTAAGGCCGGGGTAGTACTGGTTACCTCTGGTCCAGGCGCGACCAATGCCATCACCGGCATTGCAACTGCCTATATGGACTCGATCCCGATGGTGGTTATATCAGGGCAGGTTGCCAGCAATATGGTTGGCACCGATGCCTTCCAGGAAACCGACATGATCGGTATTTCCCGCCCCATCGTTAAGCACAGTTTCATGATCAAGCATCCTTCGGAAATTCCCGATGTGATGAAGAAAGCGTTCTACCTGGCTCAGTCCGGCCGTCCCGGTCCTGTCGTTGTCGACATCCCTAAGGACATGACCAACCCGGCCGAGAAGTTCGAATACGTCTATCCGAAAAAAGCCAAGCTGCGTTCATACAGCCCGGCGGTGCGTGGACATTCCGGGCAGATTCGTAAGGCGGCCGAGCTCCTGCTGGCGGCCAAGCGACCGATCATCTATGCCGGGGGCGGCGTGATCATGGGTGGCGCATCTTCGCAGCTCACTGAGCTGGCCAAGATGCTCAATCTTCCGGTCACCAACACACTCATGGGGTTGGGCTGCTATCCAGGCAGCGACCGTCAGTTCGTCGGCATGCTGGGTATGCACGGTAGCTACACGGCAAACCTGGCGATGCACCATTCCGATGTGATCCTGGCCGTGGGTGCACGCTTCGACGATCGCGTGATCAACGGCGCGACCAAGTTCTGCCCGAACGCCAAAATTATTCACATCGACATTGATCCAGCTTCCATCTCAAAGACCATCAAAGCGGACATTCCGATCGTCGGCCCGGTCGATAGCGTGCTCACCGAGATGGTCGCTATCGTCAAGGAGATCGGCCAGACACCAAACGCCGAGACTGTCGCCAGTTGGTGGAAGCAGATCGAGGAGTGGCGCGGCAGCCGTGGCCTGTTTCCCTACGACAAGGGCGACGGCACTATCATCAAGCCTCAGGCGGTTATCGAAACTCTGTGTGACGTAACCAAGGGCGACGCTTACGTGGCGTCGGACGTGGGTCAGCACCAGATGTTTGCCTGCCAGTACTACAAGTTCGACAAGCCGAACCGCTGGCTGAACTCCGGTGGCCTTGGAACCATGGGCTTCGGATTTCCAGCTGCGATGGGCGCAAAGCTGAATTTTCCTGAAGCCGATGTCGCCTGTGTAACGGGTGAAGGCAGCATTCAGATGAACATTCAGGAGCTGTCGACCTGCCTGCAATACGACCTTCCTGTGAAGATCATCAATCTCAACAACGGTGCGTTGGGCATGGTTCGCCAATGGCAGGACATGCAGTACAACAGCCGCTACTCGCACTCCTACATGGAGTCGCTGCCTGACTTCGTTAAGCTGGTCGAGGCGTATGGGCATGTTGGGATGCGCATCACTGAGCTGAAGGATCTAAAGCCAAAAATGGAAGAGGCCTTTGCCCTGAAAGACCGTTTGGTCTTCTTGGACATTGCGGTCGATACCAGCGAGCACGTCTACCCGATGCAGATCAAAGACGGCGCCATGCGCGATATGTGGCTCAGCAAGACGGAGCGGACCTGA
- a CDS encoding DUF4124 domain-containing protein, translating to MRLTILAGGLLLALSSSIMAGQVYKWVDAEGVTHFGAQPPQGQPAETLNTAVAPPKPAVTESATLEQSGESEQRDIDRKVKQQVAEQEAERQRYCTTLRTNLAQLQNNPRVRVEEEGGNRRLNEEERQARIGETKQKIADNCN from the coding sequence ATGCGTTTGACCATTCTCGCAGGCGGCCTGCTGCTTGCATTGAGCAGCAGCATCATGGCCGGCCAGGTTTACAAGTGGGTCGACGCTGAAGGCGTTACACATTTTGGAGCACAGCCGCCCCAAGGCCAGCCGGCCGAAACGCTCAATACGGCCGTCGCCCCGCCAAAGCCAGCCGTGACCGAAAGCGCCACGCTGGAACAATCAGGCGAGTCTGAACAGCGCGACATTGATCGCAAGGTGAAGCAACAGGTTGCAGAGCAGGAGGCCGAGCGGCAGCGATATTGCACTACGCTGCGCACCAACCTAGCGCAACTGCAGAACAATCCGCGCGTGCGTGTAGAAGAAGAAGGTGGCAATCGGCGCCTGAACGAAGAGGAGCGCCAGGCGCGCATTGGCGAAACAAAACAGAAAATTGCCGACAACTGCAACTGA
- a CDS encoding pseudouridine synthase — translation MDNRVPALADQLLLIERELRVLGVWASSPPAPEALASQEPFCVDTLAFDQWLQWIFLPRMKHILEQGQPLPAVSGILAMAEMVYQDQPQRVVGLFEALETFDRLISGGEG, via the coding sequence ATGGACAATCGGGTGCCTGCGTTGGCTGACCAGTTGCTACTGATCGAGCGCGAGCTTCGGGTGCTTGGGGTTTGGGCGTCGTCGCCGCCTGCGCCTGAGGCGCTCGCCAGTCAGGAGCCGTTCTGCGTCGATACACTGGCGTTCGATCAGTGGTTGCAGTGGATTTTTCTGCCCCGCATGAAACACATTCTGGAGCAAGGCCAGCCGCTTCCGGCTGTGTCGGGGATTCTGGCGATGGCCGAAATGGTTTATCAAGATCAGCCGCAGCGCGTGGTCGGGTTGTTTGAGGCGCTTGAAACTTTCGATCGGTTGATCAGTGGGGGCGAAGGCTAA